A single window of Nakaseomyces glabratus chromosome G, complete sequence DNA harbors:
- the QDR2 gene encoding cation transporter (CAGL0G08624g~Drug:H+ antiporter of the Major Facilitator Superfamily, confers imidazole drug resistance, involved in quinidine/multidrug efflux; gene is activated by Pdr1p; upregulated in azole-resistant strain) — MMEDQQSLHSFISDYDQRSHAVEKYDGPDLSEVDSEDNDKMIKTNEDEAVKEPIYRTRSNQTEPDIANAPPYSRFDAKYKMALVLQCAYTGLFSTMAGAIYYPVLSVIEKQFHITEELVNITVVVYFIFQGIAPTLMGGLADSLGRRPVVLFAVTVYFGACIGLACAQTYAQIVVLRCLQAAGISPVIAINSGIIGDVTTRAERGGYVGYISGFQVLGSAFGALIGAGLSSRWGWRSIFWFLAIGSGVCLVFSIIMLPETKRTIVGNGSVTPRNYLNRAPLLMFPLIRRKLHLDDPEYETLEPRTQLSLLAPLSILKVKEISILLVTAGIQFATWSTHQTALSTVLSKNYHLSVAKIGLCYLPTGICTLISIVTSGRYLNWSYRRRFAKHKVWLKEQEEILVKENGYSREEVQNIINNDPKYVFNLVQTRLHAAFVTLLLSSSGFVAFGWCIDVKAPLASVLVMSGFASLFSNCILTFSTTLIVDIFPSKTSTATGCLNLFRCLLSALFIGCLSKMATSMTYGGVFTFLGALTALSACPLFYLLKNGREITLKRKRKEDASRAFALSVANEKAEAEGKAEESR; from the coding sequence ATGATGGAGGATCAGCAATCACTGCATAGTTTCATATCGGACTATGATCAACGGTCGCATGCGGTTGAGAAGTATGATGGTCCTGATCTATCTGAAGTTGACAGTGAAGACAATGATAAAATGATCAAGACGAATGAGGACGAGGCTGTCAAAGAACCTATTTACAGAACCAGGTCCAACCAGACAGAGCCTGATATCGCAAATGCGCCACCTTATTCGAGGTTTGACGCTAAATATAAGATGGCTCTGGTTTTGCAATGTGCTTACACGGGTTTATTTTCAACAATGGCAGGCGCTATTTACTACCCAGTGCTAAGTGTTATTGAGAAACAGTTCCACATTACTGAAGAATTAGTGAACATAACTGTGGTTGTTTACTTTATTTTCCAAGGTATTGCGCCAACTCTTATGGGTGGACTAGCCGATTCCTTGGGTCGGAGACCTGTAGTTCTGTTTGCTGTGACAGTTTACTTTGGTGCATGCATTGGTTTAGCCTGTGCCCAAACCTACGCACAGATTGTTGTGCTGAGGTGTCTACAGGCAGCTGGTATCTCTCCTGTCATTGCCATCAATAGTGGTATTATTGGAGATGTGACGACCAGGGCCGAAAGAGGGGGGTATGTCGGATACATATCGGGTTTCCAAGTTTTAGGTAGTGCGTTTGGTGCTCTAATTGGTGCCGGTTTGTCTTCAAGGTGGGGATGGAGATCTATCTTTTGGTTTTTAGCTATAGGCTCGGGTGTATGCTTGgtcttttcaataattatGCTACCGGAAACCAAGAGAACCATTGTCGGCAACGGATCAGTTACTCCTCGTAACTATCTTAACAGGGCTCCTCTACTCATGTTTCCTCTAATACGTAGGAAATTGCACTTAGACGATCCAGAGTATGAAACACTAGAACCACGCACACAACTTAGCCTTTTGGCAcctctttcaattttgaaagtcAAAGAGATTAGTATTTTGTTGGTTACTGCTGGTATTCAATTTGCTACGTGGTCTACTCATCAAACAGCTTTGTCAACAGTTTTAAGTAAAAACTATCATTTATCAGTTGCCAAGATTGGTCTATGTTATTTACCAACTGGTATTTGTACTTTGATAAGTATCGTGACCTCTGGTAGATACTTGAATTGGAGTTACAGAAGGAGATTCGCTAAACACAAAGTTTGGCTAaaggaacaagaagaaattttagtgaaagaaaatggcTACAGTAGAGAGGAAGTTCAAAACATTATTAATAATGATCCAAAGTATGTCTTTAACCTGGTACAAACTAGGCTTCACGCTGCTTTCGTTACTCTGTTATTGAGTAGTAGTGGATTTGTCGCATTTGGATGGTGCATCGATGTTAAGGCACCTCTTGCTTCAGTATTGGTAATGAGTGGGTTTGCGTCGTTGTTTTCTAATTGTATCTTGACTTTCTCTACAACACTCATTGTTGATATTTTCCCTTCAAAGACATCAACTGCAACAGGATGTCTGAACTTATTCAGATGTTTGCTATCTGCTTTGTTTATCGGCTGTTTGAGTAAAATGGCTACCAGTATGACCTATGGTGGTGTTTTTACATTTTTGGGTGCTCTAACAGCTCTGTCGGCTTGTCCTTTATTCTACTTGTTGAAGAATGGTCGTGAAATTACTCTCAAGAGAAAGAGGAAAGAAGATGCTAGCAGAGCATTTGCATTATCTGTGGCAAATGAGAAGGCTGAGGCCGAAGGAAAAGCCGAAGAAAGCAGATAA
- the AYR1 gene encoding acylglycerone-phosphate reductase (CAGL0G08690g~Ortholog(s) have acylglycerone-phosphate reductase activity, triglyceride lipase activity and role in phosphatidic acid biosynthetic process, triglyceride catabolic process), translated as MSQTQRRKVAVVTGASSGIGYEVTKELARKGFKVFACARRTAPIEPLVNSFGKELIVPHHLDISELDEVLKFKEFLASELPEQKLDILYNNAGQSCTFPALDVSNDVMEQCFKVNVFGHINMTRELAQYLINAKGTVIFTGSIAGFSTLPFGSIYAATKAAIHEYARTLHLELKPFGVRVINAITGGVLTDIADKRDLPEGSIYKFPQGIDAFRTRQTMAKDNHPMPADVYAKKVVEDLLSSRDPVDIYRGRFATIMSFVHILVPYWLLEWGLARKFKLDKVAVAIQEKYNKTE; from the coding sequence ATGTCTCAAAcacaaagaagaaaggtaGCTGTGGTCACCGGTGCGTCCTCCGGTATTGGTTACGAGGTCACCAAAGAGCTAGCACGTAAAGGGTTCAAAGTTTTTGCCTGTGCTAGAAGAACTGCACCAATCGAGCCTCTGGTTAACTCTTTTGGTAAGGAGTTGATTGTTCCTCACCATCTGGATATCTCAGAACTCGATGAAGTCCTAAAATTCAAGGAGTTCCTAGCCAGTGAGCTGCCTGAGCAGAAATTGGACATCTTATACAACAATGCAGGCCAAAGTTGTACATTTCCAGCTCTGGATGTCTCTAATGATGTTATGGAACAATGTTTCAAAGTGAACGTCTTTGGCCACATCAATATGACCCGTGAATTGGCCCAGTACTTGATCAATGCTAAAGGTACTGTGATCTTTACGGGTTCCATCGCAGGGTTCTCTACATTACCCTTTGGAAGTATCTACGCTGCTACCAAGGCTGCTATCCATGAGTATGCCCGTACTTTACACTTGGAATTGAAACCATTCGGTGTGAGAGTTATCAATGCTATCACTGGAGGGGTGCTAACTGACATAGCTGACAAGAGAGACCTTCCAGAAGGGTCCATATACAAGTTCCCTCAAGGCATTGATGCCTTCCGCACCAGACAAACTATGGCAAAGGACAATCACCCAATGCCAGCCGATGTATACGCTAAGAAAGTTGTCGAAGACTTATTGAGCTCGAGAGACCCCGTTGACATCTACAGAGGTAGATTTGCTACTATCATGAGCTTTGTCCACATTTTGGTCCCTTATTGGCTCTTGGAATGGGGACTTGCAAGAAAATTCAAGCTGGATAAAGTGGCTGTAGCCATCCAAgagaaatataacaaaaCTGAGTAA
- the SIM1 gene encoding putative glucosidase SIM1 (CAGL0G08668g~Ortholog(s) have role in fungal-type cell wall organization and endoplasmic reticulum, fungal-type cell wall localization) codes for MRLPTAKSCALGFTLATSLVEALPQFDRYKEHSKKDVSHQHQRKRAVTVEYVYATVTVAHDAEQQNNAANDLLKEDEVQGNVAAAGSPAQEAVQPTTTDYAQGQTSTLQPETPPSSSSQYNANQEQQQQQNQPNDQQAAAQPAGNDQQSNAYSSEVPAAPQSAQVPTSPSSTPSNAATSNSGSSSNTNSGSSSAGTGSIYGDLASFSGPNQPFQDGTIPCSQFPSGQGVIALDWLNQGGWSGIENSDTSTGGPCQEGSYCSYACQPGMSKTQWPSNQPADGRSVGGLLCKNGFLYKSNPSANYLCEWGVNAAYVESHISQGVAICRTDYPGTENMVIPTFVEAGSTLPLTVVDQDTYYQWQGKKTSAQYYVNNAGVSVDQGCIWGTPGSGVGNWAPLNFGAGSTNGITYLSLIPNPNNRSPLNFNVKIVASDDSSVVNGQCSYENGVYSGGADGCTVAVTSGSAKFVLY; via the coding sequence ATGAGACTTCCCACTGCTAAATCCTGTGCATTAGGTTTCACGCTAGCAACCAGCTTAGTGGAGGCACTACCACAGTTCGATAGATATAAAGAACATTCAAAAAAAGATGTTTCCCACCAACATCAACGTAAGAGAGCTGTCACAGTGGAATATGTATATGCTACTGTCACAGTTGCTCATGATGCagaacaacaaaacaaTGCTGCTAATGATTTGCTAAAAGAAGACGAAGTCCAGGGCAATGTTGCTGCTGCCGGCTCCCCTGCTCAAGAGGCTGTCCAGCCAACTACGACCGATTATGCTCAAGGGCAAACATCAACTTTACAGCCCGAGACACCTCCATCTAGCTCCAGTCAATATAATGCAAACCAGgaacagcaacaacagcaaaatCAACCTAATGATCAACAAGCAGCTGCTCAACCTGCTGGAAATGACCAACAATCTAATGCCTACAGCAGTGAAGTACCTGCAGCACCTCAATCTGCTCAAGTACCCACATCTCCATCATCTACTCCATCCAATGCTGCGACTAGCAATTCCGGTTCAAGTTCTAATACAAATTCGGGATCTTCAAGCGCTGGTACTGGTAGCATTTATGGTGATTTGGCATCCTTCTCTGGTCCTAATCAACCATTTCAAGATGGCACTATTCCTTGTTCTCAGTTCCCATCGGGCCAGGGTGTTATTGCTCTAGATTGGCTCAATCAAGGCGGTTGGTCTGGTATTGAAAACAGTGATACTTCCACTGGAGGTCCTTGTCAAGAAGGCTCATACTGTTCATACGCATGCCAGCCGGGCATGTCGAAAACTCAATGGCCATCAAACCAGCCAGCAGATGGTAGATCAGTTGGTGGTTTGTTATGTAAGAATGGCTTTTTGTACAAATCCAATCCTTCTGCTAACTACCTCTGTGAATGGGGTGTAAATGCTGCATATGTCGAGTCTCACATTTCTCAAGGTGTTGCTATTTGCAGAACAGATTATCCAGGTACTGAAAACATGGTTATCCCAACATTTGTAGAAGCCGGTTCCACTCTACCACTAACTGTAGTTGACCAAGACACTTACTACCAATGGCAAGGAAAAAAGACATCTGCTCAATACTATGTAAACAATGCTGGTGTTAGTGTAGACCAGGGTTGTATCTGGGGTACTCCTGGATCAGGTGTCGGCAACTGGGCTCCATTGAATTTTGGGGCTGGCTCTACCAATGGTATAACTTATTTGTCTTTAATTCCTAACCCAAACAACAGATCTCCTTTGAACTTTAACGTTAAAATTGTTGCTTCCGATGATTCGTCTGTGGTCAACGGCCAATGTAGTTATGAGAATGGTGTTTACTCAGGTGGCGCTGATGGTTGTACTGTTGCCGTGACTTCAGGATCGGCCAAGTTTGTTCTTTACTAA
- the POG1 gene encoding Pog1p (CAGL0G08646g~Ortholog(s) have core promoter binding activity, role in positive regulation of transcription from RNA polymerase II promoter, re-entry into mitotic cell cycle after pheromone arrest and nuclear chromatin localization): MEKDHLVEEEKKDKVESEKPEEGVTVPKVESNDDIHQTDTPKVDSTTSEGKLKDPVAVERPSINSTNTSSSGGFGNTVNDLSQPSTRPVTTAETSTNSNLPWDGNQANRNLNSQSYDLRVHLLKSLGIEDISRIDIADNKLLERFFSLHIEREQKEIEKLKTKNLEKLELIVDKFVSNEKFTNDTLNKLLELISSKSIDSHDLLGSSSIQLKRTEHSPNRLMSPRGHKRYKSEIPTVPETQYSHINYNIHGQPVNMVYHQAYQQVTPQTYYVPQGNQAWHQGSYTQGNRATFQPPSLANSNINNSEDVKLQEGVKVEPSGRARQRSSTSLGASLSTSNSTSNLSNTMKAATANEGKDTGSNDGHHTGSYGASNASNVMPSQVNNPNYMTYGSVRGGPYVMVQQPPGQQMATQYIPAGNQGFYQSVVPNQGHMNGMVASSQGYQANTPQPATSDNMVMLGNQYRGNETLHQDATPSLSSSTSQKRQGHRRTQSANVVLSTGRSPNRMNMQRQVNFLIHTPKHPPPT; this comes from the coding sequence ATGGAAAAGGATCATCtggttgaagaagaaaaaaaagataaggTAGAGTCTGAGAAACCAGAAGAAGGGGTAACAGTACCGAAGGTCGAATCAAATGATGATATACATCAAACGGACACACCAAAGGTAGATTCTACTACATCTGAAGGAAAGCTTAAAGATCCTGTGGCGGTAGAAAGACCCAGCATAAATTCCACAAACACATCTTCAAGTGGTGGCTTTGGTAATACGGTAAATGACCTGTCACAGCCATCTACCAGGCCCGTAACTACTGCAGAGACAAGCACAAATTCGAATCTACCCTGGGATGGCAATCAAGCTAATAGAAACTTAAATTCTCAGTCATATGATCTGCGAGTTCATCTGCTGAAATCCTTAGGAATTGAGGATATATCAAGAATAGACATAGCGGATAATAAACTGCTGGAACGATTTTTCAGTCTACATATAGAGAGGGAGCAGAAAGAGatagaaaaattaaagaCCAAGAACTTGGAAAAGCTAGAACTAATAGTCGATAAGTTTGTTAGTAATGAGAAATTCACAAATGATACCCTGAACAAACTTCTCGAACTTATTTCTTCGAAATCTATAGACAGCCATGATTTACTTGGTTCTTCTAGTATTCAGTTGAAACGTACAGAACATTCTCCAAATCGATTAATGAGTCCCAGAGGGCATAAGAGATATAAATCGGAGATCCCAACAGTCCCAGAAACTCAATATTCTCATATTAACTATAACATCCATGGTCAACCTGTGAATATGGTTTATCATCAAGCCTATCAACAGGTTACTCCTCAGACGTACTATGTGCCTCAAGGCAATCAAGCCTGGCACCAAGGGAGCTACACTCAAGGGAATAGAGCTACTTTCCAGCCACCTAGTTTGGCCAACAGCAATATCAATAATTCCGAAGATGTGAAACTACAAGAAGGTGTGAAAGTTGAGCCAAGTGGACGTGCAAGACAACGATCTTCCACTTCGTTAGGTGCTAGTCTTTCTACGTCGAATTCGACATCAAATCTCAGCAATACAATGAAAGCAGCTACGGCTAATGAAGGTAAGGATACTGGCAGTAATGATGGCCACCATACTGGTAGTTACGGTGCAAGTAACGCATCCAACGTGATGCCATCACAGGTTAACAACCCGAACTATATGACATATGGCAGTGTTAGAGGAGGCCCATATGTTATGGTTCAACAACCACCCGGCCAACAGATGGCAACACAATACATACCCGCGGGAAATCAGGGGTTTTACCAATCAGTGGTTCCTAACCAAGGGCACATGAATGGCATGGTCGCAAGTTCGCAGGGATACCAGGCTAATACTCCACAACCAGCGACTTCTGACAATATGGTTATGCTAGGAAATCAGTACAGAGGCAATGAGACGTTGCATCAGGATGCCACTCCATCGTTAAGCTCCTCAACCAGTCAAAAGAGACAAGGCCACAGACGGACGCAGAGTGCTAATGTGGTCCTATCAACTGGCAGGTCACCAAATCGAATGAACATGCAGCGGCAGGTTAATTTCCTGATCCACACCCCAAAACACCCACCACCAACATAG